The segment GAGTTCCAATAACTGGATGGCGCTCTCTTGTTGCTCGGTAATGAGTGGAGCTCGCTGTCCCATCGGAAAATCAACTCAATTGGGGACGTAGCACATCAGCGCTTCGGGCGGACTGGCATGAAGATTGCCCAAGGTATCTTGATGCAGTAGTCCTGAGCCCGCTCAGATTCGTACTTATCGGGGCAAAGGAATCTTCGAGATATTGTATATAATACGAGACCCTGCATGAGTGCATCAAACGAAATATCTGAATTGCCATATCTCCTCAAGTCACTACCCTGGAGTTGGATATACTATTGTTCGTCAAGATCCCTTTTGTTGGGCCTATTATTTATCTTTGACTCTGTCCATTAAGGAGAAATGACCATATGCTAAAGGTTGTCGAAATATTGGCACAGTCCGAGAAGAGCTGGGAGGACGCCGCGCAGCTCGCGGTTCAGGAGGCTGCCAAAACGGTGCGCAACATCAAATCGGTCT is part of the Pseudomonadota bacterium genome and harbors:
- a CDS encoding dodecin family protein, translating into MLKVVEILAQSEKSWEDAAQLAVQEAAKTVRNIKSVYIQEMEATVENDRITYYRVNVKISFAIEGR